A window from Corynebacterium accolens encodes these proteins:
- the recA gene encoding recombinase RecA, translating into MATKKKSSSAATKGDDRKKALDAAMAMIEKDYGKGAVMRLGDDDRPPIKAISSGNTAIDVALGIGGFPRGRIVEIYGPESSGKTTVALHAIASAQKDGGIAAFIDAEHALDPQYARLLGVDTDNLLVSQPDTGEQALEIADMLVRSGAIDIIVVDSVAALTPKAEIEGEMGDSHVGLQARLMSQALRKMTGALYNSGTTAIFINQLREKIGVMFGSPETTTGGKALKFYXSVRCDIRRIQTLKDGQDAIGNRTKLKVVKNKVSPPFKIAEFDIMYGEGISRESSIIDLGVENGFIRKSGSWFTYEGDQLGQGKEKARSFLKDNPDLANEIEKKIFQKLGIGEEAANGEEATAMDVPGSDDPLTDESVDLVPNVDFDDD; encoded by the coding sequence ATGGCAACGAAAAAGAAATCATCCTCAGCCGCAACCAAGGGAGATGACCGCAAGAAGGCGCTAGATGCCGCTATGGCCATGATCGAAAAGGATTATGGCAAGGGCGCCGTTATGCGCTTGGGTGATGATGATCGCCCGCCCATCAAGGCCATTTCTTCCGGCAACACGGCAATCGACGTGGCGCTGGGCATCGGTGGCTTCCCGCGCGGGCGAATTGTGGAAATCTATGGCCCAGAGTCTTCCGGTAAGACGACGGTGGCGTTGCATGCCATTGCCTCGGCGCAAAAAGACGGCGGCATTGCAGCGTTTATCGATGCCGAGCACGCCCTCGACCCCCAATATGCACGCCTGCTAGGCGTCGACACCGATAACCTCCTCGTGTCCCAGCCCGATACCGGTGAGCAGGCTCTGGAAATCGCGGACATGCTGGTGCGCTCCGGCGCCATCGACATTATCGTCGTGGACTCCGTGGCGGCGCTGACCCCTAAGGCGGAAATCGAAGGCGAGATGGGCGATAGCCACGTCGGCCTGCAAGCCCGCCTGATGTCCCAGGCCTTGCGCAAGATGACCGGTGCGCTATATAACTCCGGCACCACCGCAATCTTCATCAACCAGCTGCGCGAGAAGATTGGTGTGATGTTCGGCTCCCCGGAGACCACCACCGGTGGTAAAGCGCTGAAGTTCTACYCCTCCGTGCGCTGCGATATCCGCCGTATCCAGACGCTGAAGGATGGCCAAGACGCCATCGGTAACCGCACGAAGCTCAAGGTGGTAAAGAATAAGGTTTCCCCGCCGTTCAAGATCGCCGAGTTCGACATCATGTACGGCGAGGGCATTTCTCGCGAGTCCTCCATCATCGATCTCGGCGTAGAAAACGGTTTCATCCGCAAGTCCGGTTCTTGGTTTACCTACGAAGGCGATCAGCTGGGCCAAGGTAAGGAAAAGGCGCGTTCCTTCTTGAAGGACAACCCCGACCTTGCCAATGAGATCGAAAAGAAGATCTTCCAGAAGCTCGGCATTGGGGAAGAGGCGGCAAATGGTGAAGAAGCTACCGCCATGGATGTCCCCGGCTCCGATGACCCATTGACGGATGAATCCGTAGATTTGGTCCCAAACGTCGACTTCGATGACGACTAA
- a CDS encoding GNAT family N-acetyltransferase produces MHLVQIARPTQVAEAEPADCIRSFVFWANLAAQEASGDAAASTSPSRVVHRLQGSGESQTYLFAVVDGPATLGPVSELGLPQIPATAPSPELDYVGFIHISLPLLEERNAAEIECVLCDLPLPGEPLDAEGHKVATWMGDTALKITQQLGRSVAHVGLLHPPETAPEYDAMAAVYQSLGFTQRHSERQLAIDIPEHPAAALFPPGLSAAIWQDYAIPEEHIDDVMRLLTVASADADTGTLSTEPIVWSRQRLEEAHQRLRSRRGHTLLVALIDDAGGIVALTELARHEAADPEVCEWTLTVTDRDHRRQGLAQLAKLTALHEVNQAWPQVRRCYCSVAAGDAAMNALYARLGAREISQSSAWELHL; encoded by the coding sequence GTGCACCTCGTTCAGATTGCGCGCCCAACCCAGGTAGCCGAGGCTGAACCGGCGGATTGCATCCGTTCCTTTGTTTTCTGGGCAAACCTGGCGGCGCAGGAAGCAAGCGGCGATGCGGCGGCCTCGACTTCGCCTAGCCGCGTGGTGCACCGCCTGCAGGGTTCGGGCGAATCGCAGACCTACCTTTTCGCGGTGGTCGATGGGCCGGCGACGCTCGGGCCCGTCTCCGAGCTCGGTCTGCCCCAGATCCCCGCCACCGCACCGAGCCCCGAGCTGGACTACGTGGGATTTATCCACATCAGCCTGCCGCTTTTAGAAGAGCGCAATGCCGCGGAAATCGAGTGCGTCCTGTGCGATCTACCGCTGCCCGGTGAACCCCTTGATGCCGAGGGGCACAAGGTGGCTACCTGGATGGGAGATACCGCCTTAAAAATCACCCAGCAGCTCGGCCGCAGCGTCGCGCACGTGGGCCTGCTGCACCCGCCGGAGACGGCGCCGGAATATGACGCAATGGCGGCGGTCTACCAATCCCTGGGCTTTACGCAGCGCCATAGCGAGCGGCAACTAGCCATCGATATTCCAGAGCACCCGGCTGCCGCCCTCTTTCCGCCCGGGCTTTCGGCCGCGATATGGCAGGACTATGCCATTCCGGAAGAACATATCGACGATGTCATGCGCCTTTTAACGGTTGCCTCCGCGGATGCCGATACCGGCACCTTATCCACCGAGCCCATCGTCTGGTCCCGGCAGCGGTTGGAAGAAGCGCATCAACGCCTGCGCTCGCGGCGCGGACATACGCTGCTCGTGGCGCTCATCGATGATGCTGGGGGCATCGTAGCGCTCACGGAGCTAGCACGGCACGAGGCCGCAGATCCGGAGGTCTGCGAATGGACCCTCACCGTCACCGACCGCGACCACCGCCGGCAAGGACTGGCGCAATTGGCAAAACTCACCGCCCTGCACGAGGTCAACCAAGCGTGGCCACAGGTGCGCCGCTGCTATTGTTCCGTCGCAGCCGGCGACGCCGCCATGAACGCGCTGTATGCGCGGCTCGGGGCGCGGGAAATCTCCCAGTCTTCTGCCTGGGAGCTCCACCTTTAG
- a CDS encoding Rv2732c family membrane protein, whose translation MRERNTTTAAQEAAQAERRAAQTMDLRGQKVTLWIAVAAYIVYLIVPYAGSAHGWQALSFGTTEDGVKISLMETISAWLALLGVGVLTTATLLTRRATFGLIAWMMVTVSFFVNLWGFWYRGSTADGPAIGMWVGMLATFLAFLGFSLVALRRSPEQRAAEEKVRASAGQLDEVGKFQSNIASPQPQEMLVDDRRKKAAERHRHQHEG comes from the coding sequence ATGAGAGAGCGAAATACCACCACCGCCGCCCAGGAAGCGGCACAGGCGGAGCGCCGAGCAGCACAAACCATGGATCTGCGTGGGCAAAAGGTGACGCTGTGGATCGCTGTGGCGGCCTATATTGTCTACCTCATCGTTCCTTATGCCGGCTCCGCCCACGGGTGGCAGGCCTTAAGTTTTGGCACCACCGAGGACGGGGTGAAGATCTCGCTGATGGAGACCATCTCCGCGTGGCTCGCGCTACTTGGCGTGGGCGTGCTGACGACGGCAACCCTGCTGACCCGCCGCGCCACCTTCGGGCTGATTGCGTGGATGATGGTGACGGTTTCTTTCTTCGTTAACCTGTGGGGCTTTTGGTACCGCGGCTCTACTGCGGACGGCCCGGCCATTGGCATGTGGGTGGGCATGCTGGCAACCTTCCTGGCCTTCTTGGGCTTTAGCCTCGTCGCCCTGCGGCGTAGCCCAGAGCAGCGCGCGGCAGAAGAAAAGGTTCGTGCCTCGGCAGGCCAGCTGGATGAGGTAGGCAAATTCCAATCCAATATTGCGTCCCCGCAGCCGCAGGAGATGCTTGTCGATGACCGCCGGAAAAAGGCCGCCGAGCGCCACCGCCACCAGCACGAGGGCTAA
- the miaB gene encoding tRNA (N6-isopentenyl adenosine(37)-C2)-methylthiotransferase MiaB: protein MEQTIPETRTYEVRTFGCQMNVHDSERISGLLEEAGYAAADEATEPDLIVFNTCAVRENADKRLYGTLGALKKTKENHPGMQIAVGGCLAQKDKDTVLDNVPWVDAVFGTXNXAAXPXLXXRARHNEEAQVEIVDSLEAFPSILPAKRESAYAGWVSVSVGCNNTCTFCIVPSLRGKEEDRRPGDILAEVQALVDQGVSEVTLLGQNVNAYGVNFADPEMPRDRFAFSKLLREVGKIDGLERLRFTSPHPAEFTSDVIDAMAETPAVCPQLHMPLQSGSDKVLKDMRRSYRTKKFLRILDEVREKIPNAAITTDIIVGFPGETEEDFQATMDLVRRARFASAFTFQYSPRPGTPAAEMDNQVPKEVVQDRFERLVALQDSIQAEENQKLVGTEVELLVQAEGGRKNDETHRMSGRARDGRLVHFSPIDDNGADISAEIRPGDVVRTKVTGAGSFFLLADAAVSVHTRTKAGDMSAAGQTPTTAPIGVGLGLPGIGKPAGAAAADSCGC, encoded by the coding sequence GTGGAGCAGACAATTCCTGAAACCCGTACCTATGAAGTCCGAACCTTCGGCTGCCAGATGAATGTGCACGATTCCGAGCGCATTTCCGGTTTGCTGGAGGAAGCTGGCTACGCGGCCGCAGACGAGGCCACGGAGCCGGATCTCATCGTCTTTAACACGTGCGCTGTCCGCGAAAATGCCGACAAGCGCCTCTACGGCACGCTGGGCGCATTGAAGAAGACGAAGGAGAACCATCCTGGCATGCAAATCGCCGTGGGCGGTTGCCTTGCACAAAAGGATAAGGACACCGTCCTCGACAATGTGCCGTGGGTGGATGCGGTCTTCGGAACCCAMAATAKGGCAGCGTTSCCCMCCCTTCYCGRGCGCGCCCGCCATAACGAGGAAGCCCAGGTCGAGATCGTCGATTCGCTAGAGGCGTTCCCCTCCATATTGCCTGCTAAGCGCGAATCCGCCTACGCGGGTTGGGTATCGGTGTCCGTGGGCTGCAATAACACCTGCACTTTCTGCATCGTTCCCTCCCTGCGCGGTAAGGAAGAGGACCGCCGGCCAGGCGATATTCTGGCCGAGGTACAGGCGCTGGTGGATCAGGGCGTCTCTGAGGTCACCCTCTTGGGCCAAAACGTCAACGCCTATGGCGTGAATTTCGCCGATCCAGAAATGCCGCGCGATCGCTTTGCTTTCTCGAAGCTGCTGCGCGAAGTGGGCAAGATCGACGGCCTCGAACGCCTGCGGTTTACCTCCCCGCACCCGGCGGAATTCACCTCGGATGTCATCGACGCCATGGCGGAAACCCCGGCGGTGTGCCCACAGTTGCACATGCCGCTGCAATCTGGCTCGGATAAGGTTTTGAAGGACATGCGTCGTTCCTACCGCACGAAGAAGTTCCTGCGCATCCTCGATGAGGTGCGGGAGAAGATTCCGAACGCGGCGATTACCACGGATATCATCGTTGGTTTCCCGGGCGAGACCGAAGAGGATTTCCAGGCCACCATGGACTTGGTCCGCCGCGCCCGCTTCGCCTCGGCATTTACCTTCCAGTATTCCCCGCGCCCTGGCACCCCTGCGGCGGAGATGGACAACCAAGTCCCCAAGGAAGTCGTCCAGGATCGCTTCGAGCGGCTCGTTGCGCTGCAAGATAGCATCCAGGCAGAAGAGAACCAGAAGCTCGTGGGCACTGAGGTGGAGCTCTTGGTCCAAGCTGAGGGCGGACGCAAGAACGATGAGACCCACCGCATGTCGGGTCGAGCTCGGGATGGGCGCCTCGTGCACTTTAGCCCTATTGATGACAACGGCGCGGATATCTCCGCCGAGATTCGCCCCGGCGACGTCGTGCGCACCAAAGTCACGGGCGCAGGCTCGTTCTTCTTGCTTGCCGATGCCGCAGTAAGCGTCCACACCCGCACCAAGGCCGGCGACATGTCGGCAGCGGGCCAAACCCCCACTACCGCTCCGATTGGGGTGGGCTTGGGGCTGCCGGGCATCGGCAAGCCTGCTGGCGCTGCCGCAGCGGATTCTTGCGGCTGCTAA
- the recX gene encoding recombination regulator RecX — MNXPAPDKLEQLRQALEAYEKGEAGGGLFDREAEEAKSKVRSRALGLLDQRSRSRQELYDRLVQAEFDPEVVDEVLDDLAHAGLIDDAAFAAEWVRQRHKRRGKSRSVLDRELWEKGVSQEDRDEALTQIDAADEEAMARALAEKKARSVKSVPADRKEREKALRRIVGVLARRGFNEGMSLNIAISALDERCEELSSP, encoded by the coding sequence ATGAATCAMCCCGCCCCTGACAAGCTAGAGCAACTCCGCCAGGCCCTTGAAGCCTATGAAAAAGGAGAAGCCGGGGGCGGGCTTTTTGATCGGGAGGCCGAAGAGGCAAAATCAAAGGTGCGGTCCCGCGCATTGGGCCTGCTCGACCAGCGTTCGCGGTCCCGTCAGGAATTGTACGACCGCTTAGTACAGGCCGAATTCGACCCTGAGGTGGTTGACGAGGTCCTCGATGACTTGGCCCATGCCGGCTTAATTGACGATGCCGCCTTTGCCGCCGAATGGGTGCGGCAGCGGCATAAGCGGAGGGGGAAATCGCGCAGCGTCCTCGACCGCGAGCTCTGGGAGAAGGGCGTAAGTCAAGAAGACCGAGACGAAGCCCTCACCCAAATTGACGCGGCCGATGAAGAAGCGATGGCCCGAGCCTTGGCGGAAAAGAAGGCGCGCAGCGTGAAATCCGTTCCTGCAGATAGGAAGGAACGGGAAAAGGCGCTACGCAGGATCGTGGGAGTATTGGCGCGCCGCGGGTTCAACGAGGGGATGTCTTTAAACATCGCCATTAGCGCCCTTGATGAACGGTGCGAGGAGCTGTCTTCTCCTTAA